One stretch of Hemibagrus wyckioides isolate EC202008001 linkage group LG01, SWU_Hwy_1.0, whole genome shotgun sequence DNA includes these proteins:
- the LOC131354495 gene encoding C-C chemokine receptor type 5-like, translated as MAMISPNETTSEDYSDYYNLTPGAYSPHNTTHINAFSRVFLPTIYSIVFIVGLIGNGLVLCVLVKYHKRSNMSDVCLFNLALSDLLFLLSLPFWAHYAAITQWVFGRFMCHAVTALYMLGYYGSIFFMMLMTIDRYAVIVHTYTSLLSKNWSVRAIIALILFTWTLSLVASLPNIIFSQCMSNKPNESTCSFEYPNLKWRLFSYIELNILGLIIPLSVMVFCYSRIIPILMSMKSQKKHKAVRLILVLVSVFFIFWTPYNIVIFLKFLYQLGYMNNCQWYQDLNMAIQWVENIAFTHCCLNPIIYAFVGQRFRNLFLKILKEWFPLCFGQCPIIESESSQRMTTIFSCFSLTDQSQNI; from the exons ATGGCAATGATTTCTCCCAACGAGACAACAT CTGAAGACTATTCTGATTACTACAACTTAACTCCAGGCGCCTACTCACCCCACAACACCACCCACATAAACGCCTTCAGCAGAGTCTTCCTCcctacaatctacagcatcGTTTTCATCGTGGGGTTAATTGGCAACGGCCTGGTGCTGTGTGTCCTGGTCAAGTACCATAAAAGGTCCAACATGTCAGATGTGTGCCTCTTCAACCTGGCCCTTTCAgacctccttttccttctctcattGCCTTTCTGGGCTCATTACGCCGCCATCACTCAATGGGTCTTTGGGAGATTCATGTGCCATGCAGTGACAGCACTGTACATGCTGGGATACTATGGAAGTATCTTCTTCATGATGCTCATGACCATAGACCGCTATGCTGTCATTGTCCACACCTATACCTCTCTCCTCTCCAAGAACTGGTCTGTCAGAGCAATCATAGCCCTGATTTTGTTTACGTGGACACTTAGCCTGGTAGCTTCTCTGCCAAATATCATTTTCTCACAATGCATGTCAAATAAACCAAATGAATCCACATGTAGTTTTGAATATCCAAACCTGAAATGGAGGCTGTTCTCTTACATCGAGCTGAACATCCTCGGCTTAATCATTCCTCTCTCAGTGATGGTGTTCTGCTACTCGCGCATCATCCCCATCTTAATGTCCATGAAGTCTCAGAAGAAACACAAAGCTGTCAGACTCATACTGGTTTTGGTCagtgttttcttcattttctggaCGCCTTACAACATCGTCATCTTCCTGAAGTTCCTGTATCAACTGGGTTATATGAACAACTGTCAGTGGTATCAGGACCTGAACATGGCTATACAGTGGGTGGAAAACATAGCATTCACTCACTGCTGCCTCAACCCCATCATCTATGCCTTTGTGGGGCAGAGATTCAggaatttatttctaaagatCCTGAAGGAGTGGTTTCCTCTTTGCTTTGGTCAGTGCCCAATAATTGAAAGTGAGAGCTCACAGAGGATGACCACTATATTCTCATGCTTCTCACTGACAGATCAAAGTCAAAACATCTAA